The genome window CGGCCGCCTGTCGCGGATCGACGCCATCCAGAACCAGGGCCTCGCCCAGAACCTGCAGGCGCGCGAGCGGGCGCAGCTCGCCTGCATCCTGGACGCCCTGCGGCGCATCGAGGAGGGGAGCTACGGCGCGTGCAGCGCGTGCGGCGGGGCCATCCGCTTCGAGCGCCTCCTCGTCTTCCCCGAGACCCGGACCTGCGCCGCCTGCGCCACGGGCTGCTGAGCACGCCGCCCGGGTCGGCCGCCGCGGGGGTCTCCACCCCCTTGGCGGCCGGGGCGCCGGTGCGCCATCTTTACGGAATGCGATATCTGGTCTCGTCCTGGATCTGGGTCACCAACTCGCTGGTCGCCCTGCTTTGGGTCCCCTGGCTCGCGCTGGTGTGGATCGCGACGGCGCCGTTCGACCCCGGACGCTACGTCGTGGGCCGCTGGTTCCGGCGGGCGGCGGTGACGGCCGTGGCGCTGAACCCGCTGTGGAAGTTCCGCACCTCCGGCGTCCGGATCCGCGACCCGCGGCGGCCGTACGTGGCGGTCTCAAACCACGAGTCCATCGCGGACATCTTCCTGATCTCGCACCTCCCCTGGGAGATGAAGTGGCTCTCCAAGGAGTCCATCTTCAAGCTCCCCTTCATGGGGTGGATGATGCGGATGGCGGGGGACGTCCCGGTGCGGCGCGGAGAGCGGGCGAGCCGCGCGGAGGCGCTGGAGGAGTGCCGCGACCGGCTGCGGAAGCGGGTGTCGGTGATGATCTTCCCGGAGGGGACGCGCTCCCGCACCCGGGAGATGCTCCCCTTCAAGGACGGCGCCTTCCGCCTGGCGGTGGAGACCGGCGCCCCCATCCTCCCCATCGCGGTGGCGGGGACGCGCCACGCCCTCCCCAAGGGCTCCATGCTCTTCCGCCGCGCCACGGCCGAGGCACGCGTGCTGGAGCCGATTCCCACCGAGGGGCTGACGCTGGACGACGTGCCGGCGCTGCGCGAGCG of Longimicrobiaceae bacterium contains these proteins:
- a CDS encoding TraR/DksA C4-type zinc finger protein, translating into MIAARSTLSPDQIGEIRDELLRTLTRLERSMKISGEAARPVELEQDTVGRLSRIDAIQNQGLAQNLQARERAQLACILDALRRIEEGSYGACSACGGAIRFERLLVFPETRTCAACATGC
- a CDS encoding lysophospholipid acyltransferase family protein — its product is MRYLVSSWIWVTNSLVALLWVPWLALVWIATAPFDPGRYVVGRWFRRAAVTAVALNPLWKFRTSGVRIRDPRRPYVAVSNHESIADIFLISHLPWEMKWLSKESIFKLPFMGWMMRMAGDVPVRRGERASRAEALEECRDRLRKRVSVMIFPEGTRSRTREMLPFKDGAFRLAVETGAPILPIAVAGTRHALPKGSMLFRRATAEARVLEPIPTEGLTLDDVPALRERVRAMIQEARDHLFRELEAESRPLSLREG